The following nucleotide sequence is from Halobacillus mangrovi.
TTCAGCAACAACGTTTGTAGAAGCTATTTCAGAATCCCAGTTCACATAAACAAGTTCAACTTCTGTACCTTCCACTTTTTCTGTTCCTTTTGTCCACTCGTCTACTTTGTCCTGGTTATTCTCGATCCATTTTTTCGCAGCTTCTTGTTCACTTGTACCTTCATTGATATCAAGCATTACAGTTTCCATATCTTTAGCAGTCCAATTGAATTGATCTAGAATCTTATAAGCATTTGGTTTGTCACCTTCTAGACCTTTACGCACCATTGTCTTAATTTGTTCTTCTCCACCGAAGACTTCTTTCGGATCTTCAAGATATTTCAAGTCATATTTAGCAAATTTCCAGTGCGGTGTCCATCCTGTTACGACAATCGGTTCTTCATTTTCAATTGCTTCCCCTAGGGCTGTAGCCATTGCTCCTGAAGAAGAAGTAGCTACTTCCCATCCAGCAAGATTTTCATACTCTTCTGTTGCCGTCTGTGCTGCTTTTACTACTCCAGCACCTGCTTCAATACCTGTGATCTCATAATTCATTTCCTCACTGTAGTTTGTGGAGTCTCCACCTTCACTTCCAGAGCTCTCAGAACCTTCATCGGAAGAACCGCAGCCTGCTGCGACAAGTGTCAAAGACAGACCAGCTGCAATCCCCAGACGTTTTAAATTTAGATTAAACATGTAAATTTCTCCCCTTTTAATAGATTGATTTATAAGGAAAGGGCGTGATAGCAGCCCTTTCTATCTTTTTTTATTGTTCACCGCGTTGAGTATTTAAGTTCTGTGTAAAGCGGTCGATGATAATAGCTAAAATTACAATACCTAGACCTGCTACAAAGCCTGTACCGACCTCTGCACGCTGAAGTCCAGTAATAACCGTTTGTCCAAGTCCTTTCGCACCGATCATGGATGCAATAACAACCATAGATAGAGCAAGCATGACTGTTTGGTTAATCCCTGCCATGATCGTTTTCTTAGCCATTGGCAATTGAACTTTAAATAGTTTTTGTGTTCCGGTTGTTCCAAATGAATCAGACGCTTCAATTAATTCATGAGATACTTGACGGATTCCTAAGTTTGTAAAACGAACCGTCGGAGGTGTTGCGAAAATAACGGATGCAAATACACCCGGAACCATACCGATACTGAAAAATGCAACAGCCGGAATCAAGTAAACGAACGCCGGCATCGTCTGCATGAAGTCGAGGATGGGCGTAAGGATACTTTCTACCACTTTACTTTTAGCCATCCAAATACCGAATGGAACTCCAATTATGACTGAAATTAAACTCGCAAATATCACGAGCGTAAATGTATTCATCAATTCTGACCAAAGCTCCTGGTTGGAAATAAACCAGAGACCAATGACTGAGAAAGCTGCCAAACCAAACTTTTTACCGGATATAAAGAATGCTACAACACCAACAATTAAGATAAAGAGCCAGATTGGGATACTCATCAGCCAATCTTCTGCGAACATTTCAATAAAGTCACCAAAATCATTCTTAATAAAATCAAATAGAAATTCGAACGTATCTGTAATCCAATCCGTAGCAGAAGAAATCCATTCCGCTACAGGAATCTTAGGAATCAATTCCATTTAAGTTCACCTCACTTCCAGCTAATGCAGCAATAACAGCACCTCTTACGATAATTCCTCGCAGCTTGCCGTCTTCAACGACTGCTACAGGAACTGGCGCATCATGAATCACATCGAAAATCTCATTCATAGAAGTATCTTTTTCCACTTTGGGAATGTCAGTACGAAGAATCGATTTCAGATCTTTCGCATCCTTCTGGACAGCTTCTGATACGTCGTCAGCGGTCACATAGCCTTTCAAGTTACGCTTCGCATCTGTGACATAAATTGTAGATAGTCCTTCTTTCCGCATCCGCTCAAGCGCTGTTCTAGGTCCATGCTTCTCAATATCAACAGTTTCTGGACGTTTCATAATGTGCTCTGCTGATAGCACTTTAGAACGATCAACGTCTTCAACGAATTTTTCAACATAATCATTGGCAGGGTTAACTAGAATCTCTTCCGGTGTACCGATTTGGACGATTTTTCCGTCCTTCATTAATGCGATACGATCACCGATCCTTAGTGCTTCATCAAGGTCGTGAGTGATGAAGAGGATAGTCTTTTTCATAGACTCTTGAAGCTCAAGCAGTTCATCCTGCATCTCTTTTCTGATGAGTGGGTCAAGTGCAGAAAAAGCTTCGTCCATAAGCAGTACTTCTGGATCGTTTGCAAGTGCACGGGCTAAACCGACACGCTGCTGCATCCCACCTGATAGTTGGCCAGGGAATTGATGGATATAGTCTCCCAGCCCTACCATTTCAAGTGACTTTTGTGCTTTTTCCTTACGTTTATCCTTGTCCACCCCTTGCACCTCAAGACCGAATTCAGCATTTTCAAGAACGGTACGGTGTGGAAACAAAGCAAATCGTTGGAAAACCATGCTTAGCTTTTGACGGCGGACTTCCCGAAGATTTTTCTTATCCATTTGCGCTAAGTCCTGACCATCGATGTACACGCTGCCTTCCGTTGGTTCGATCAATCGGTTAATTAAACGAACGAGCGTGGATTTACCACTTCCGGATAATCCCATGATGACGAATATTTCTCCTTCTTCTACATCAAAGGATGCCCGATTTACCCCAACGGTATTGCCTGTTTTCTGTAATATCTCTTCTTTGGATAAACCTTCGTCCAAATATTTAGTAGCTTTCTTTGCTTGCTTACCAAATATTTTGGACAAGTTTTCTACCTGTATGATCGGCACGTCTATCACCTCTTATGTTTTAGTTTATTATGGTACGTTCAGTCCGTTTTTTATCCGTACTCGCAATCACCTTTACTACTGTAACCTATTTGTAATAAAAAGTTCAAACCATAAATACTTTAAAATAAGAACAAAAATTACGTACAGTTTAAACTGTACAAAGTTAAAATACCTAATTTCTACATATAACTTTTATTTTCTCTCAAATACTCCCTTATATTTAATTTTTATTAATAACCAAAATATAGTAATGTTATCATAGCAACTTTGATAAGGAGGATCTTATGGTATTAAAAGATCACCAATCACTAGAAGACATTCATACAAAAGTCATACACGAGTTTTCAAAAACACTCGAGATGTTCGGATTAACGCCAGCCGATGCTCGATTATTCGTAACGTTATATATTAATCGTTCTCCAATGACATTGGATGAAATGAGTGAAGCACTAGGAAAGAGTAAAACTTCTATGAGTACAGGCGTACGCGGACTGGTTGATCAGGGGCTGGTCGAACGTGTATGGAAAAAAGGGGTACGAAAAGACCTCTATCAAGCAAATGAAAACCTTTATAAGAATTTCATGTCTTCCTATATAAAGAAATGGCAAAAGGCAGCCTATGAGCAAGAGGGTTCATTAAAAGGGATTGAAAACGATCTAAAAGTTCGTTATCAGGATTTTTCAAAGGATGACGAAATAAATAAAGCAAATAACCTCTATAAGCGCATTGAAGATATGATAAAATTCCATGAGTTAATTATGCGTGCGTTTCAAGAAATTAACCCCAATGCAAGCTCCTACTAATTAACCCCTATTTAATGTCCTAAAAATCATAAGACCATCAGTCCGGTAAAAATCTTTTTCACCGTGCTGATGGTCCTGGGTTAGGGTTAAAAGGGGCCAGTACTTACAACTGAACCCTCTGCAATTCCACAAATGACACTTGAAAAATAACACTTGAAAGCCAAAGAATATTTTAGTTCATTTTTGAGAAATGGCCGTTGTACCACAAATGTTACCGTTTATATTTTTTTTAAATAATATTTTAGCACATTATATCTTGAAAATTTATTAAAAGGTATTATCATTAAAGGTGACACGGTCTGTTCTAAGATGTGGTTTTCTTGGCGATTTCCTCATTCATGTAAACCTGACACTCAAGATTATTGACTACCCTAAAGAAGGTGAGATGTATGAAAGATAAAATTTCCAAACGGGAGGCAATTTTTTATAGTCATAAAATGGCGCAACTTTCTAAAGCTCTTTGGAAAGCCATTGAAAAGGATTGGCAAGAATGGATCAAGCCTTTCAAACTTAATATCAATGAGCACCATATCCTATGGATTTCTTACCATTTAAAAGGGGCCAGTATCTCTGAAATTTCGAAGTACGGGGTTATGCACGTGTCTACAGCATTCAATTTCTCCAAAAAGCTTGAAGAAAGAGGGTTATTACAATTCTCTAAGCGAGAAAATGATAAGCGTAACACATATGTGGAACTGACCGAGGAAGGTGTGGAGTTGTTAGAGGCTACATTATCAGAATATAACCCTGACGATAACTCAGTATTAAGAGGCGTACTTCCGATGACAGAAATGTATGGCAAGCTCCCTGAATTTCTGGATTTATCTGCGTTAATTAAGGAAATCTATGGGGACGAGTATATGGAAATTCTAGAGCGTTCCTTAGAGAGTATTGAAACGGATTCAGTAATCAATCAGCCAACAGACCTAGAAACGTATAAGAAACAAAAACCAAAATCGTCTTAAATGTACCAGTTATCATACCATTTCATTGCATCCTGTTTTTGAAATTAAATAACCCTTTCTGAAGTCATTATTCAGAAAGGGTTATTTAATGAACAAACGGAACTAAATGCCTCATTTTTTTCCACTGTTTTTCCTCTTCCCCACCTCTTTTCAAATCATCGCTTTGTGCACCTTCCCTACATACAACGAACTCCCGTCAAATCAGTTTTTACAACAAATATATTTTTTACAAAAAACCTATTGCTTTTTCTCCTGAAACGTACTATTATTCCTCTTGTGCGATAAACAAAATTGATTTGACGAAATTACCAATATCATAGCGATATTTCTTATATAATCACAGTACTTTTTGTAGCAAAGGGGGATTCTATGATGAATTGCTGGAAAACAGTGAACATCAACAAAGAATTCGGTCTTAACCGCTTATACCTGATGTCGTTTTTGACTGGACTATTGTCCTTTCTACTATTATATTTACCGTTTTCTATGTTCCATGGCACTCACGATATGAAAGACCACGGCTTTTTGCCACTTCTTGTCATATTGTTTTTCTTGCCATCTATGCATCGACTTATGCATATTTTGCCGCTCATTCTCTTTTATAAGAGACTTCGAGTGAACTTTAAATTCAGAAAACGTGTTATTCCAACGTTCACTTACCAATGCAAATCCAAGCTATCAAAACAGACATCGATCATGATGGCGCTGGCACCGACGTTGTTCATTACCATTCCAGCACTCATCATGGCCTGTGTCTTCCCTAAGTACTATGCGTATTTAATCTTGTTTGCATCTGTAAATATTGGAATATCTTTTTCTGACTATCTCTATTTGAATTATTTTGCAAGAGCCCCGCGTAAATGCATTATCGAGAATGCGAAAGAAGGCTACGACATCCTTGTACAACAGCGTGAAGCTTAATCAAATACAGATGAGAAAAAAGCTCAGAGTTAAGTAAACTCTGAGCTTTTTCTTATCCCACTAACACCTCCTATTCCTGTATACTCAGTTTCGAGACTTTCTGGGTCCGTTGCGTGATAAGTGTTAGGGTTGGATGGAAAACAACTCGTCTAGCTCCTTCTCCCACGGGAGTCTCGCTGTTTTCCATCCACCCCCATCTGTTCTGTGATGAACGGACCCACAATCGCAACTATAAAGCTCTCATTTCAAATTACATTAAGTTTATTGA
It contains:
- a CDS encoding glycine betaine ABC transporter substrate-binding protein; translated protein: MFNLNLKRLGIAAGLSLTLVAAGCGSSDEGSESSGSEGGDSTNYSEEMNYEITGIEAGAGVVKAAQTATEEYENLAGWEVATSSSGAMATALGEAIENEEPIVVTGWTPHWKFAKYDLKYLEDPKEVFGGEEQIKTMVRKGLEGDKPNAYKILDQFNWTAKDMETVMLDINEGTSEQEAAKKWIENNQDKVDEWTKGTEKVEGTEVELVYVNWDSEIASTNVVAEVLKQQGFEVTITPLDNGPMWEAVAEGEVAGMVAAWLPGTHGDLYEQHKDNLEDLGANLEGAKIGLVVPKYMDVESIEDLKPAE
- a CDS encoding ABC transporter permease, whose protein sequence is MELIPKIPVAEWISSATDWITDTFEFLFDFIKNDFGDFIEMFAEDWLMSIPIWLFILIVGVVAFFISGKKFGLAAFSVIGLWFISNQELWSELMNTFTLVIFASLISVIIGVPFGIWMAKSKVVESILTPILDFMQTMPAFVYLIPAVAFFSIGMVPGVFASVIFATPPTVRFTNLGIRQVSHELIEASDSFGTTGTQKLFKVQLPMAKKTIMAGINQTVMLALSMVVIASMIGAKGLGQTVITGLQRAEVGTGFVAGLGIVILAIIIDRFTQNLNTQRGEQ
- a CDS encoding quaternary amine ABC transporter ATP-binding protein, producing MPIIQVENLSKIFGKQAKKATKYLDEGLSKEEILQKTGNTVGVNRASFDVEEGEIFVIMGLSGSGKSTLVRLINRLIEPTEGSVYIDGQDLAQMDKKNLREVRRQKLSMVFQRFALFPHRTVLENAEFGLEVQGVDKDKRKEKAQKSLEMVGLGDYIHQFPGQLSGGMQQRVGLARALANDPEVLLMDEAFSALDPLIRKEMQDELLELQESMKKTILFITHDLDEALRIGDRIALMKDGKIVQIGTPEEILVNPANDYVEKFVEDVDRSKVLSAEHIMKRPETVDIEKHGPRTALERMRKEGLSTIYVTDAKRNLKGYVTADDVSEAVQKDAKDLKSILRTDIPKVEKDTSMNEIFDVIHDAPVPVAVVEDGKLRGIIVRGAVIAALAGSEVNLNGIDS
- a CDS encoding GbsR/MarR family transcriptional regulator, which translates into the protein MVLKDHQSLEDIHTKVIHEFSKTLEMFGLTPADARLFVTLYINRSPMTLDEMSEALGKSKTSMSTGVRGLVDQGLVERVWKKGVRKDLYQANENLYKNFMSSYIKKWQKAAYEQEGSLKGIENDLKVRYQDFSKDDEINKANNLYKRIEDMIKFHELIMRAFQEINPNASSY
- a CDS encoding HTH-type transcriptional regulator Hpr — protein: MKDKISKREAIFYSHKMAQLSKALWKAIEKDWQEWIKPFKLNINEHHILWISYHLKGASISEISKYGVMHVSTAFNFSKKLEERGLLQFSKRENDKRNTYVELTEEGVELLEATLSEYNPDDNSVLRGVLPMTEMYGKLPEFLDLSALIKEIYGDEYMEILERSLESIETDSVINQPTDLETYKKQKPKSS
- a CDS encoding DUF3267 domain-containing protein, which translates into the protein MMNCWKTVNINKEFGLNRLYLMSFLTGLLSFLLLYLPFSMFHGTHDMKDHGFLPLLVILFFLPSMHRLMHILPLILFYKRLRVNFKFRKRVIPTFTYQCKSKLSKQTSIMMALAPTLFITIPALIMACVFPKYYAYLILFASVNIGISFSDYLYLNYFARAPRKCIIENAKEGYDILVQQREA